The segment TATGTTTGTGAAAGAGTGATACATAATTACGTTAATATTTCTGATTTTGCTATGTATTATATACAGGTTCCCAATCTCTTAAACACAGACTGACTGTCGATAATCTCCTAATGATCCCTAAATAATAACTGTCTTTCAGCTGCTGCCTGTCGATTATTGTACGGCTTAAGTAATAAACAGAAGTGAACTGGCTTTTATTCTTACTGGATATAATGAGCAAGTGCACAAAAAGGTAACACTAAGTCTACATggccattatttattttttactggaACAATGTCTCTCAAGAGGTGTTGTGGTTGTATCTTTATTTATCCCAAAACATAGCATGAAGATTAATAGTGAGTCAAAAATATGTTCACTACTGCCCTCATTCATCTTTTTTAAAACCACTCCTCAGATTGCACAATACATTTTTTCCTCAATTTTCAAggtggtcgtgtgtgtgtgtgtgtctctggtgtccTGTATATTTCTCTGTAAAACAGTTTGTGGAGGTGTGCTCCATAAACAAGCCTCTGCTCAAGGGTCGATGCGAAAGGCCAACAGTTTGTCGGCGTGCAGATTGTTCAGGGTGCGCAGGtcgggcaggagcaggaggagtttGGGAAAGAGAGTTGTGTCATCTGGGCGGCGGCGAGTGATCAGTGACCGCAGGGCACGGATCAGACCTTCCTGTAGCTGCTCCACAGCCCACATGTCTGTGATGCCAGAACAATCTGTGGAGCACAGAGGGAGACCAGTGTGAGTGGTTGACAGACACAGTTACTACATTATTGGTCCATGAACAAATGTCACACACATTAAGTAAAGAGTGCACCTCTCACCTGCAGAGACCAGCACCACGGCCATAAAGAGGGCCATTTCATCAGGCTCGAGCCCCAAGGAGCTCAGCCTTTCACTGAAATCAAACATTGCGTCCAGCAGAGAGCCCATGCCCAAGGCCCGCAGGGTGGACAGGGGGTAAGTTTGGCCATTCAGGAAAGTCACTGTTCGATCGTCAGCATTGAACAAGGTACAGAACCTAACCATCAGAACCTAAACACAGAGCAaaagaacagaaacaaaaataagTTGGAGACAAATACTAAAACCAATAATACATTTGGAATCACAAAGAAGGAGCCACATATCTTAAACAACTCATCTAAACATGTATGTCATTACCTGGAAGGTGCCTGATTTGAGCAGCATGACCTGGTCTTGTTGGCTAAGCTCCTGAAATCCTGGAATGCCCTTGGCAAACTCTACCACCTCCTTGACAGCAGGAGTGAAACACTGCGAGAAGGATTCCCATATCTCCTGACTCGTGCGATCTGCCCCTGATACAGGCCACGCATTGAGAGGACAGGCCtttgggaaagaaaaaaaggacacagaaAGAATCATAAGTGGTTTGTCAGATAAGATATGTCACCAAGTCTTGATCTGTTTTAGTTTGCTTCCTGCACTTACCAGCACTTTAGCTCCTGAAGCTAATTTCCATGGGCAGGTGGGCTGATTTTGGGTACTTCCTGCATTGCAAAAACTGTTATCATTGGCAGAGTGGCCTTTTTGAGAGGTTGTACTGTTAGACTGATCATGATTCTGATTTGCTGACACTAAGTAGCTGTAGCAATTGTTGTCCACATTGAGGAATGTAGGTTGGTTGTCATTAGGGGCAACTGGGCCAAGAGTTGCAGACGCAACGGGGCAAGACTGATAACTCGGGTTGGAGGTGGGGTGAGTGGAGACTTGGGTAAAACTGGCATCCTGAGAAAAGGGAGACGCATTATTGTTGGTGCTGATGCTTGCAGTCTTGGCTGCTCTCTCATGGCTGTTGCTGCTGGTGAAGATATCGCGGTAGGCTCTGGTGATGGCCCCAATGGCCTCTTTTGAGTGGCCATCTTCTGGGCTACTCAGAGTCTCCCTCACTGGAGGTGAGTCCATGTCCATTTCCGCCGACTCATTTAGGCTGTTCATGTAGCTTTGCATCTCATCCAGAAGTCGCTGCTTCTCTCTCTTGGGGATGCGGCCAAAACGCACAGCTGGAGAAGACAAAAGCAGGGAGGATGGATCAGCTTTCAGTCATTGTGACAACATGGACATTTACACTGgatatgttttgtttgcttAGAATCATTTCTGAAATTACCTAAAATGATCAAGATGCAGCAATAAAATGACACCCAGGTCCGAGCCATTTAGGAAAGACAGGACTGCCACTGTTAATTACGCTGGCTAGAAATTGAAGCTGAGCGTTGTAAAACATTACCTATTACACCCTTTGATACGCATACATCAAAAGCATGAAATATCCTTAAGTGGTGAAGGATTTCAAGGAGAATCATATGAATCACCTATATCCCCATCTGTCTTCCCACAGTAACTATCAGCTGCGAGGCTATTTATAGACCCCCTGCTACCATCtgcctcaccctctcctctatCCACCCATGTCcttcctctcccgctccctctctccataTGTAAGTAGGGCAGTGGAGCAACGTGACGTCACTGGCACTGAGTATGtaagagggaggatgagagaggTAGGCTTGAAATGAGTTGCAAAGACAGTAGTGAGAACATGAAAAGGACTGACATGAGAGACGGTGATGCATGGaaagtgagcgtgtgtgtgtgtgtgcaaggtgTTGTTAGATAAGTCAGAAAAGGTGCGCTGGTACAGCATCAAAGACTTTTGcatgaataaaatgtgtctgGCAGCAATAATTTTTGGAGGCAATATACTGTTATTCTCATATGTTAAACAAAAGCAtttaacatgaaaacacaaagtcGCAGTGTTGGGTAACGTGAGGTGATTTACTTGACCCAGTAATATGCACAGTTATTGCTGTTTATCAAAGATACGTAAATCTGTTCATTGCCAGCCGGATCTTTTGATGAAGATGAGGTCAATAATGTGGCATGAGATGAATCGCTTTCatcatggttaaaaaaaaaagcaaatgatgCTCTGGTTGGAGGAAGAAAAGTGTGCCATCATGCCAATGGACTTATTAGTGTCAATATATTGCAGAGCCAACGTCAcacagctgcctgctgtgaaATGAGGGTGTACTATTTATTGTGGTCTGCAGGCAGTTGCCTGCGGTTTTCCTGTTTTCGTAATGATTGAAAGGAGAGCAAAAAGGGGTTTCTAGGTTGTGGTCCTTATTGTTTTAGAAAATTGCCTCGAAAAAGGGTCGACCTGACTCTTTGTACTCCTATTCGTATATTCCCACCCTATTTTCTCTGTGCACCAGAAGTGTCAAGCACATGCAGAAATAACACACACCTCTTTGCTAGATATATTGGGCAATGCAGAGTACTGGAGGGTGGAGATAAACAGAAACCCTactgagaagaagaaggcagGCAAACTACACCAAGTAGGTCATTACGTACGCGTACACTATAGGCGCAGTTCTGTATTGTTTTTCTAGGTCAGCCCACCTGTTTTCTTAATCCGTGATGATGGGCGATCAATCAGTGTTCCGCTATAAGAACTTAAACTCGGTGATGAGAGCATCACGCCTGATAAAGTCTGTCACAACGACTCACTTTGTAATGCATCCCTTGCTTAATTGTTGCCATATCCCACATTAATGGCAGTAAGATGTTCTATGGGCATACACAAGGTAATCAAGTTGACCCCGTTCCAATTTCCTAAAATAATTCCTGTGTTTGCTGCAGTTTTCCAAATGATAGATAGCTTCGGGGACTTCAAGGCTCCTCTTCTCATAAATCATTGTCTGAGAGGGAACATGGTgggtttgaggaggaggagggggctgtACTGAACAAGAACATAGAGGAAAGAGTATTGTGTATGCTGCAGAGGGCATGAGAAAGACACTTAGAAACTTAAGAGAGTGAAACAAGGCCTGATGTTACTCTTTGGCAATGCAGTGAGGGACACAAGAGAAGAGCAAGACAGGTGTAGGTCTGCTGATGAAGTGAGAGGCTGAGCTACTGGCACGATGACCTCAAAAGACAAAGcattacatttttcacacaGACCTACATATGAGCACTGTGCCTCTCTCGGGCAGCCTATTTCCCCGCAGGTTTGGTTAATCATAGCACGGTGGCACTCTGGCAGAACTGCACGAGGGCCtctcattaaaaaagaaaaaagtcaggATGTCTCACCATCTCTTGACATGCCAACAGAGAGGCATTTCTTGAAGCGGCAGTGCTGACACCGGTTGCGGTTCATGCGCATGATCAGACAGTTCTCATTCTTGACACACATCTTGTAGTTGATGTTCTGCTGGATGCTCCGGCGGAAAAAACCctgggacaaaaaaaacaaacacatggtgCACTAAAGCCAACACAGTATGGAATCACTCCACATGATTCTTTTCAGGGGCTTACCTTGCAACCCTCACATGCATGCACTCCATAGTGGAAACCAGATGCAATGTCCCCACAGACTTTGCAAAGCATAACCATTCCACCCGTCTCTGAAGAAGGGTCAAGAGACAGTTAGATGAACTCCAGAAATGCAAATGAAGGTCTAAATCTTCATGCATATCGACAAAGAGGAAACACTTACTTGTGAACGTTCCTGTGAAACCGCATGGCCTCTTTCCTGCGATGGGATGCGCATAGGTGTGCTGAGGAGTGGCTGCCGCTGCGGGGGCACTGTAGACCTCTGGGAACTGGAATATCAGTTTAGAGGAAGGGGTGGTGCACCCAGCTGCCTGATGTTTAAACGCCCCAATCTCTGTGAAAGTAACCTCCTCTGGAGATGAGGGCTGGGAGGGTGAAGAAGGTGACTGTGTCTGGTACCCACTGGAGGGGCTGCCAGGGCTGGGGCTTGAAGTGCCAGAGGACCCTGCGTACAGGATGACTCCTGgagacaagggaaagaatggagAACATCAGACCTCTGAGCCAAGAGTTCAAGCTCATGACATTTTGATATTGATGAGAAGGGgcattattaaataaagtatttcGCCATTTAATCATTATTTTGTAAGCAAATGGCTGAATTAAACTAATTAAGTTGTATCATGAATTCAAGTTGGCCATCCTATAAACCGTTACGCTACACTGTACACTGGATGCGATGTGATGTTGCATAAGTTCTGGTCACCAGTGAAACATGTGATGGGTCGTTGCTTCATCCTTTGCGCTCAAGCAGATAAAGTGGGCGCTAAAAATACGGCAGGGAGCAGCAACGAAGCGCTACTTTTGTCAAAGAATTCCTGCGCCATGATAATTATGCGCTATTTATATAGGCACCATGTCAATAGGTTGTCGTTACAATGTGGTAGTTTCTGAAGTtgtgcgtgtctctctctctctctagccaTGCGTCGCGGATGAGCTGAGACACGGCCTCACACGGTCTGCGGGGTCTGCTGCCTCCTCCGCTCCAATAATAGCCTCGCTCCCCTGGCAGCGTGCCCAGCGCCAGCTAACTGCGCGACACCTGACCGCCGCCTCACATGCCGCACTCCTGACGCGGTTACTGCCCGAACCAAAGCCGCAGTCTCGTGTGGAAATGCACAACAATCTGAAGTCATATCTGTGTTTACAAACACATGCTGACGGGGAAGCTGTTGGCAGCAAGTCTGAGCCGCTGCTGTTCATGCGCCACAGTGGTTGGAGGACGTGAGTCACGTGTTTGCAAACGGAAAAGCCTCAACTGTATGGACTGGCTGTTGTAACTCATACTTACAACTACTCGCCTACAGTCCACAAGAGAGACGTCTCAGAATGACAGAGGGAAATAgatttatacaaaataatctaAACAAATATTGGTCAAATGTAAATCTTAATTCATAATTGGCAAATGATAACTTCCAACATCCAACATGTGGGCTCTGGTTTAACCAACACATGCAGCCTTGTGGATGGAAATCACGCAGAAGTGCAGCATAGGCCTTTCcttgtgttgatgtgtgttttgCTGTACATATTTGAGCTATAATGTGTAGATAATCCCTCACCCAGCATGTGTTGGATGTGAGTCATGCCAGAGCCAAAGACAACAGGCCCGAGCCTCACCTCCTCCTAAGTTTACATGCAGACACAGTCATGGCCCAACCCCCACTCCACCCGGACACATTGCATACCTGAAAACTCAGTaagtgtacagtatgtacagtaaGTGTTTATGAATGACCCCTAGAGACACTGCTGTAAACTCTAATTAGCAGTCACTTTTATAATCTGCTTTCATGATGGGGGTTATAAAACCTGAGTAGCACAGTAGTAAGGTTAATACAATTGATATAATGTCGATAAACATTGCCTTCTTCTACATTTATTGTGACCGTGATATCAAACCACTAGcagtttgacatgtttttattcatatcGAACTGCCCATGTTAAGCTTAGCCTACCCGTGCAAACACTAATCTGCCTGCAACTGGAGGCAGGCAGAGAAACGTGAGCAGTGCACTTTACAGGCACAGcagctcctctttcctcctctcctccctgatTCTCTGGTGCTCTTCATCTCCTATTTCACTCGCTCACCTTGCAGGACATGTAGAGAGTTCCATGTAGCTACAGTTAAGGTGCCCATTTATAATTAGCATATTACTTCCTTAGAGCAATGCAGTTATTGTTTTCAGTATAACTCAGGCTTATGTAAAGTCGATATTACAAGAACTTTTCAGGGTTGTGCGATGTTCTCCGCAGGGGAGATGCATCTTCTAAAGGTTTCGACTCCGCTATATCTGATTTGGCTTcgtttagagagagagagcatgagacGGGAACACGTGACGAGGGTGAAAACAGTTAACGCGTTGAATCGCTGACCCACTGACCAAGCTCACTGTCACCGCAAGCGGCATCAGCACAGAAGCGTCCGCGAGAGCCCGGCACgcggcaggaggaggggggagggccGGGGGATCTCACGCGTCGCACGCGGCTTTGGGAGGAAAGACACGTGAGGGGGCTTCTGGAAAGACATGACGCTGCGCTTCCAGCCAGAAGCCGGAGCACCTCTATACAGGCCGCCATGGGCTTATAACGAAAGAGCCAAATCCAAGAGAGCAGCATGCGATGCGGCGGGGTAGTCTGCCTGTGCTCCACCTGCACGGTCAGCCAGCCGCTGCATCTATAGTTTTGAAACCGGATCACGTGAAGCACCGCTGCGGTGTCTCTCATTCCTTTGCAGAAAACATCCACCAGGGGAGTGTGAGGGGACGTACTGTAGTCGAGAGTGAGGACACGGTGTACAAAGGTATGCAGTCAGTTGCTCTGCTTTTTATCTCCCTGTCATTTGACAGAAACATGTAATTATTAAAGACCTAGTGCAACTGAGCGACCCAGGTTCATTACATTCCCATACAACTAAACTCTCATGTTGGGGAAAACAATCCTCCAAGGCTAAACGGGTTGGGCTGAACTGAGCAAACTAATATATATGTAAGAAATAACTTGTTACAACTGACTTCCATCAAAGGGTTGACCCTTCACATGAGGACGAGGATGCACAGATCATGAACATATTGATTTAAGCAAACACATATTCTAAAATGCATGCATGTCGCATAAGCACAATGaagatgttttagtttttcaaaaCTGTTGGACTGTAAACTGCTACAGTCGATCACAAACTCCTACCAACTGTTATGTTACTGCCAATTATGTCATCCCGTTATGACAGTGTATTTCTGCATATTAACTATGTGGGTCTATTTTGTACCTTATATGGCATATAAGAAATGCAAATGTATATTAATGAAAATAACGCGTTTGGGGAAATTCTCCATTTGCACGCAACCCCTCCAAACCAGGACCATTTGGGGCtctgtgtccacacacacactcacacacatacaatctCTTTTGATCTAGACTTTATGAGTTATTATGATATTTCCAAGTTGTGTTTCGATCACGATACCGACCTCATGaataacatgaagtcatgtgcaTTCCAATAACTTATTGAAACATTAAACAGGGGAACCAGTTCAAGCTGGCCATTTGGATTTAGATCAGTGAGAAGAATAACATATTACAAAACTAATGGAAATATTCACTGCCATTTAAGTTGAAAAGAAGCAATTATATTACCTGTAACAACACAATCAAATCAAAATTTGAAATTGCCAAATCCCCTCCACCACAACACCAAACATCCTGCGAACATCAAACACCACCAGCATGCAGCCTTCATCTTTATCGGCTGACCAATACTACACCTATTATCTCTGATTGCTCATTTAACTGCATTGCTTGTTCCGTGACAACTCTGGCCAATACTTTGTCAACATAAATAGAAAGTCATAACTCGGTGAGAGGGTTTATGTTGCCCACAGATTCGAGGAACACTGACGGTGCATGCCCCTGGTGCGCCCATCACCTGTGCCGGAGCGTGACTGCGCTTTGTAAATGATTCACTGTCAATTAGGAGAGGGAAGCAGAACGCATGTGTACCTTTGGCTGACCTCGAGAACGCGCTGCCTAATACCACTTAACGGATGGAAGTCCTGCAGTTATCAACTGTTACGCTGCAGGCACTGAAGCGATGGCCTTGATAATGAAAACCAACACGTCCTTTATGACAAAGGTTCATTGTTTTTCCCAGCCGTGAGATGATAAAGTGCACAGTTTAAACTCTGGCTCTCAAAGATTATGATTACAGGGACAGCCAGTGTACTGTAGCTCCACGTGAGTTTGTTTTCAAcgagagacacaggaagtggcCATCTGTCAGTATAGAGATGCAACCCTGCGTTGCCCTTCGACATTTGAACGCAGCGTATACTGTTCATATAAGTTTGTGTACAGTCATACTTTATTGAATTTGGAAACAAgttaaatgcattaaatacGGAATTTTCATAAACCAATAAAATGACTAACCTCAGTCACATATAGTCAATTATACACATATTGGAGCGTTAGGTGTTGTACACCATCAGTCAAATAATAAATACGtatttcttacattttaaatacaattgtATATTTTTAAGGTGTATTTGAGTCAGACACAGCTACATTGTCCCCTATTGACTGATGGAAACAACAGGAGTGAACACACTAACCAATGACTCGTTAATCATTACTAAACCCCATGTCTAAATCAACATTGCTGATATAATGGAGCAGTTGCTGTCCAACATGATGTTAATGTTATCTTACCACCACCAAGGCTGTTATCCAT is part of the Cyclopterus lumpus isolate fCycLum1 chromosome 7, fCycLum1.pri, whole genome shotgun sequence genome and harbors:
- the nr1d4a gene encoding nuclear receptor subfamily 1, group D, member 4a isoform X2 gives rise to the protein MDNSLGGGVILYAGSSGTSSPSPGSPSSGYQTQSPSSPSQPSSPEEVTFTEIGAFKHQAAGCTTPSSKLIFQFPEVYSAPAAAATPQHTYAHPIAGKRPCGFTGTFTKTGGMVMLCKVCGDIASGFHYGVHACEGCKGFFRRSIQQNINYKMCVKNENCLIMRMNRNRCQHCRFKKCLSVGMSRDAVRFGRIPKREKQRLLDEMQSYMNSLNESAEMDMDSPPVRETLSSPEDGHSKEAIGAITRAYRDIFTSSNSHERAAKTASISTNNNASPFSQDASFTQVSTHPTSNPSYQSCPVASATLGPVAPNDNQPTFLNVDNNCYSYLVSANQNHDQSNSTTSQKGHSANDNSFCNAGSTQNQPTCPWKLASGAKVLACPLNAWPVSGADRTSQEIWESFSQCFTPAVKEVVEFAKGIPGFQELSQQDQVMLLKSGTFQVLMVRFCTLFNADDRTVTFLNGQTYPLSTLRALGMGSLLDAMFDFSERLSSLGLEPDEMALFMAVVLVSADCSGITDMWAVEQLQEGLIRALRSLITRRRPDDTTLFPKLLLLLPDLRTLNNLHADKLLAFRIDP
- the nr1d4a gene encoding nuclear receptor subfamily 1, group D, member 4a isoform X1, yielding MKQRPITCFTGVILYAGSSGTSSPSPGSPSSGYQTQSPSSPSQPSSPEEVTFTEIGAFKHQAAGCTTPSSKLIFQFPEVYSAPAAAATPQHTYAHPIAGKRPCGFTGTFTKTGGMVMLCKVCGDIASGFHYGVHACEGCKGFFRRSIQQNINYKMCVKNENCLIMRMNRNRCQHCRFKKCLSVGMSRDAVRFGRIPKREKQRLLDEMQSYMNSLNESAEMDMDSPPVRETLSSPEDGHSKEAIGAITRAYRDIFTSSNSHERAAKTASISTNNNASPFSQDASFTQVSTHPTSNPSYQSCPVASATLGPVAPNDNQPTFLNVDNNCYSYLVSANQNHDQSNSTTSQKGHSANDNSFCNAGSTQNQPTCPWKLASGAKVLACPLNAWPVSGADRTSQEIWESFSQCFTPAVKEVVEFAKGIPGFQELSQQDQVMLLKSGTFQVLMVRFCTLFNADDRTVTFLNGQTYPLSTLRALGMGSLLDAMFDFSERLSSLGLEPDEMALFMAVVLVSADCSGITDMWAVEQLQEGLIRALRSLITRRRPDDTTLFPKLLLLLPDLRTLNNLHADKLLAFRIDP